A genomic window from Flavobacterium hankyongi includes:
- a CDS encoding K(+)-transporting ATPase subunit C, which produces MKKHIISGVKLTALCLVFFSGIYTLFILGIAQITPNKGKGEIVEVNGKKQYLNIGQSFTDTKYFNSRPSAVAYNAAGSGGSNKGPSNPEYLAEVQKRIDTFLMQNPEIKKSEIPADLVTASGSGLDPNISIQAAEVQVKRIAKIRNIDEQKLVHLITENTEKPVARVFGPEKINVLKLNIALDKLK; this is translated from the coding sequence ATGAAAAAACATATTATATCTGGAGTTAAATTGACCGCATTATGTTTGGTTTTTTTCTCAGGAATTTACACGCTATTTATTTTAGGAATTGCCCAAATCACTCCAAACAAAGGGAAAGGTGAAATCGTTGAAGTAAACGGTAAAAAACAATATCTAAACATCGGACAATCCTTTACGGACACCAAATATTTTAATTCTCGTCCTTCAGCAGTAGCTTACAATGCTGCTGGTTCGGGAGGAAGTAATAAAGGCCCAAGCAATCCGGAATATTTAGCCGAAGTACAAAAAAGAATTGATACGTTCTTAATGCAAAATCCTGAGATTAAGAAAAGTGAGATTCCTGCTGATTTAGTAACAGCAAGCGGAAGTGGATTAGATCCGAACATTTCGATACAGGCGGCTGAAGTTCAGGTGAAACGAATCGCAAAAATCAGAAATATAGACGAACAAAAATTGGTACATTTAATCACTGAAAACACCGAAAAACCTGTAGCACGTGTTTTCGGTCCAGAAAAAATCAACGTACTTAAATTAAATATTGCCCTAGATAAGTTAAAATAA